The segment CGCAGCACCTGCCATCATGACCAGGCTGCCACCCCAGATCAGCGTCACCAGCGGCTTCCACCACAGCCGCACCACGACGGAGCCGTCGGTCGCCTCGTCGCCAAGCGAGAGGTAGAGCTGGCTGAACCCGATCGTCCTGATACCGGACTCGGTCGTCGTCATCTGCCGGACCGGATAGGAGCGCTTGGACGAGGTGATCAGGGCGGTGGTGCTTCCATCAGCGCCGAGCAGGGCGAAGCGGCCACGATCCTCGCTGTAGTTAGGCCCCTGGGCCGGATGGAGCCCGTCGAAACGCAGCGTGTGGCCGGACAGTTGCACGGTCTCGCCGGCATGCATCGACAGTATCTTCTCGGTGCCGAAGCAAAGCGTGCCAACGATGCCGAGCGTGGTCAGCCCGAGGCCGAGATGGGCGAGCGCGGTGCCGAAGACCGAACGCGGCAGGCCGGCGAAGCGCCTGAGCATGATGGCAGGCGCGACACTGCCAAAGCCGGACTTGACGGCAATATCGGTGAGCGCGCCGCAGATCAGCCAGCAGGCCAGGCCGACGCCAAGTGCGGCGAACACCGACGCGCCATCGATGAACAAGGCCGTCACCAGCACGGCCAGAAGCGCTGCGGCGAAGGCCGCCATCAGCCGCTGGGCGACGGCGAAAATGTCGCCGCGCTTCCAGGCCAGCAGCGGCCCGAACGGAACCGCGATCAGAAGCGGCACCATCAGCGGGCCGAATGTCAGGTTGAAGAATGGCGCGCCGACCGAAATCTTGTCGGCTGAAACGGCCTCGACGACCAGCGGATACAGCGTGCCGATAAGCACGGTGGCGGTGGCCGTGGTCAGGAACAGATTGTTGAGGACCAGCGCCCCTTCGCGCGAGATCGGATGAAACAGGCCGCCGGCCGTCAAGCTCGAGGCGCGCAAGGCGAACAACGCCAGTGATCCGCCGATGAACAGTGTCAGGATGCAGAGAATGAACACGCCGCGCGTCGGATCGGTGGCGAAGGCGTGGACGGAGGTGAGCACGCCGGAGCGCACCAGGAAGGTGCCAAGCAGCGACAGCGAGAAGGTCAGGATCGCCAGCAACAGCGTCCAGATCTTCAGGGCCGAGCGCTTTTCCATGACAATCGCCGAATGGAGCAGCGCCGTGCCGGCCAGCCAAGGCATGAACGAGGCGTTCTCGACCGGATCCCAGAACCAGAAACCGCCCCAGCCAAGTTCGTAATAGGCCCAGTAGGAACCCATGGCGATGCCGCCGGTCAGGAACATCCAGGCGACCAGCGTCCATGGCCGCACCCAGCGCGCCCAGGACGCGTCGATGCGGCCTTCGATGAGGGCGGCGACCGAGAAGGAAAAGCAGATCGAGAAGCCGACATAGCCGAGATAAAGCAGCGGCGGATGGATGGCGAGGCCAAGGTCCTGCAGAATTGGGTTGAGATCGCGGCCCTCGATCGGCGCCGGATTGAGCCTGGCGAACGGGTTGGACGTCGCCAGGATGAACAGCAAGAAGGTGGCGCCGATCGCGCCTTGCACGGCCAGCACGTTGGCTCGAAGGGTCGCGGGAAGATTGCTGCCGAAAGCAGCGACGAGCGCCCCGAAGAAGCTCAGGATCAGCACCCAGAGCAGCATCGAGCCCTCGTGATTGCCCCAGGTGCCGGTGATCTTGTAGATCAGCGGCTGCAGCGAATGCGAGTTGTCCCAGACGTTGGCCACCGAAAAGTCGGACGTCGCGTAGGCCGTCGCCAGCGCCGCGAAGGAGAGAGCGGTCAAGGTAAAGCCGGTCACCGCGACCGGACCGCCTACGGCCATCAACTTCTGGTTGTCGAGGCGTGCGCCGAACAGCGGCACCAGCGTCTGCACCAAAGACAGCGCGAACGCCAGGACCAGCGCGAAATGTCCGGTTTCAACCAAGGCCGCTACTCACTTTTGCTCTCCTGCCACACGCCCTTGGACTTGAGGCCGTCGGCCACCTCCTTGGGCATGTAGGTCTCGTCGTGCTTGGCCAGCACGCTGTCGGCGACGAACACGCCGTCCGGGCGAAACGTGCCTTCAGTGATGACGCCCTGCTCCTCGCGGAAAAGGTCGGGAAGAATGCCGGTGTAGGTGACCTTGACCTGCTTCTGGTTGTCGGTCACCGAAAAAGCGACGGTGGTCCCCTGACCGCGCTCGATCGTGCCTTTTTCGACGAGGCCGCCGAGCCTGATACGCTGCCCGGGCTGCAGGCTGGCGGTGGTCAGATCGGCGGGCATGTAGAAGTAGGAGGCCTTCTGGCCGAGCGCGTAGAAGGTCAGGCCGGTGGCGGCACCGAGGAAGGCCAACCCTCCGGCGATCACCGACAGTCTTTTCTGCTTGCGCGTCATTTCTTACTCCGTCGCCGTCAGGCCAAGCGAGGCGGCAAAGGCGGTGAATTTCTTCGCTTCGTCACTATCGGAGCCAAAAACGGCGATACCGCGATTGAGCGCGTCGCGCGCCTGATCGGCCTTGCCCAGCACGACATAGGAACGAATAAGCTGCATCCATCCTTCCGCATCGCGCGGGTTTTGCCGCAGTTTTTCATCAAGCCCCGCAACCATGGTGTTGATCATCGCTTCCCTATCCTGCGGCGACATCGACGAGGCGGCGTCGACATCCCCGGGGTTCGGGCCTTTTGCAGGCACTCCCGAAGCGACGCTGCGCCTGGCGGATTCGGCCAGTGCCTGCTCGACGGCGCCGCGCCAGGGCGAGTCCTGCGGCAAGGCCGCAAGCATTTTCTGCCAGCCAGCCGTCGCCTCCGCAATGCGGCCTTCCTGCGCCATGCCCATCGCCAGATAAAAGCTGGCCTTCGGATTTGCCGGATCGAGCTTCAGCGCCGCCTCGAAGGCGGCCTGAGCGTCGGCCGAGACAATGCCGCCCGCTGCGCTGGCGATCGCGTCGCCGAGGCCGGCCTGGCGGGCTGCGCTGTCGCCGTCGAGGCGAATGGCGTTGCGGTACGCCGTCACCGCATCGGAAAACCGCTGCATGCGCAGATAGATTGGCGCCAAAACATCCCAACCCCTGCCATCGGACGGGTTGGCGGCAAGGTGGGCCTCGGCGCGTGCCACCAGCTCGTCGACCGAACTGTCGGCGGGATTCTTGGCCAGTCGCTCGCTGAGCGGCTGCGACGGCAGATCGGGCGAGCCGAGTTGGCTGTACAAGCCCCAACTGACCAGCGGAACCGCCAGGACCGCAGCCGTCGCAACCAGCCTGGTCGCCATCGATGGTTGCCGCGCCGCTGCCTTGTCGGCGGCATTGTCCAGGCGAAGGATGCGGCGGGCGATCTCCGCACGCGCCTCTTCGGCCTCCGCCGGCTGGATCAGGCCACGCGCCACGTCGCGGTCAAGCTCGGACAACTGGTCGCGATAGACTTCAAGGTCATGATCGCTGCTCGCCGAACCCCCCTTCGGGCCGCCGGCCAGCGGCAGCAGAACCGCCAGGCTTGCACCCAGCGTGAGAATGGCGGCTATGACCCAGAACAGCATGCTTCTTCCAATACCGGCAGAGCCCTGCCCTGCCAACACAGGCGTCCTGCGACGCTTTGACGGCAGATGCGTCGCATGTCCTTGATCGTTGTCGACCGGACCCAAAGCGCGTCGCGTTCGACCGACGTAATGCTACGCACTTAGATAATTGTTTTCATGCATGTCGTCATCGCAAGACCGCTGCACACCCTCGGGTCAGGCCCCGGCCGGTCGTTACGTCAACGGCGTCCAGCTGCCATCGGCGTTGCGGCAAGCGGTTCCGCGCGCGGTGGCGCCGGCGGCGCCGGTAAACACCGTATGGGTGTATTGTCGGCAGTCCTGCGAGCCGACACGATAGGGCTGGGCGGGCACCACTTCACCGTAATGCGCCGACCGATCGCTCTTCCACGTCACTTTATGGCTGCTCGCCGTGTACTCGAGCGCCCTGTATTCCGCCTCCAGCGCCTTGCGCTTTTCGGGATCGCTCAAGCCGGTACCGATCGATCCGCTGACGAGGCCGCCGCCCATGGCGGAAATGACCGTCGTCGCGATCTTGCCGCCACTTGGCGGCGTTGCGGCCGGCTGCGGCGCCACCGTGGGACCCGGGCTCGTGCCCAGCGTCGTACAGCCGGAAACGGCCAGCAGTGCGGAAACGAGCGCGACGCGAATCTTCATGCCAACAACCGGTCTCTTGAGTTAATGCGGGGGGCCGCGCCATCGGGGGAAGTCGGCGTGGCCATAGTGTCGATGTTTGTCGGAAGTTTGGCCGCGGCCGACGGCTCCGGGACCAGTCGACTTGCCGCAATATCACGCACCGTTGATCAATGTCGACCTGGCCCAGCAAAAAGCATAGGCCTAGTGAAGGCTCCGCAATCGAACCACCGCCTTCAACCCGCCCATGCTGGACCGTTCCAGAGCCAGAACGCCTCCGTATTCGTTGACGAGGTCGGCGACAATGGCAAGTCCAAGCCCGGTGCCCGGCCTAGTCTCGTCGAGACGCCGTCCGCGCTTCAGCGCCTCGCGTGCCTTGTCTTCTGGAATGCCCGGCCCGTCATCCTCGATGCTGATCTCGAACAGATTGACAGCACCCTCCTTGCCGGAGCCAGTCATCTTGCCGGAGCCAGTCATCTTGCCGGAGCCAGTCCTCTTGCCGGAGATTGGCGCCACCGTCACCGCGACCGCGCTCTTTGCCCATTTCATGGCGTTGTCGAGCAAATTGCCAAGCAATTCTTCCAGATCCTCGCGTTCGCCGGCAAAGACGATATCGACTGCCGGCAGCGAAAGTGAGAGAGCGGTCTGCGGATTGAGTTTTTGCAGCACGCGCACCATGCGCTCGACCAGCGGCGCCACCGGCGTGCGATAGACGACGCTGTCGCGTTGCGCCGCGACGCGGGCGCGCTGCAGATAGTGGTCAACCTGCTTCTGCATCGAGGCGGCCTGTTCGGCTATGAGCTGGCCCTTGGCGCCGCCGAGCGCCCGCCCCTCGTTGATCAGCACCGCCAGCGGCGTCTTCAGCGAATGGGCGAGATTGCCGACCTGCGTCCGCGAGCGCTCGACGATACGCTTGTTGTTTTCGATCAACGCGTTGGTCTCGTCGGCGAGCGGCTCGATCTCGGCAGGGAAGCGACCGTCGAGCTTTTGCGCGGTTCCTTCGCGCACCATGGCGAGAGCGTCCCTGACCCGGCGCAATGGCTGCAGGCCCAGCAGGATGGCAATGGCGTTGATGGCGATCATGCCGACGCCGAACAGCGAAAGATAGGTCAGCAGGCGACGCTGGAAGGCGCTTATCTCCTGCTCGAGCTCGGTCTTGTTGCCCATGACGCGGAAGCGCGCTGCGCGATTTTTCGCGTCGAGAACGAATTCGCTCTCGAACACTTCCAGTTCCTCGCCATCGATGCCTTCTGTCGCATAGCTGCGCTGGAAGCTGGCGTTGAAAGGAACCTCGGCGACGCTTGGCGACAGGATCGCCTCGGTCATCGAGGAGGAGTGCAACTCACCGCTCACGCCTTCCGACGCAGGCTCCACCGACCAGTACCAGCCGGAATTCGGCTCCGAGAACCGAAGGTCGCCCAGGTCGGGAGCGCCGGTCAGCGAACCGCCTTCGGACACGCCGACCGAGCCGATCAGATTGAACAGATGCGCCGACAGCAGGCTGTCGAAACCGCGCTCGCTCGCCTGGCGATAAAGGGTCGTGATCAGCGTGAAGATGACAATCAGGGTGAGTATCGCCCAGACCGTGGAAAAGGCGATCACCCGGAACGCCAGCGAACGCGGCCCGAACCGCAGCGAAAGCGGCGTCCTTGCAGTTTTTTTTTGCGGTTCCGCCTTACGCCTCCGGCTCACGCATTCGATACCCCATGCCGCGAACGGTTTCTATCATGTCGATGCCCATCTTCTTGCGAAGCCGCCCGACAAAGACCTCGATTGTGTTGGAATCGCGGTCGAAATCCTGATCGTAAAGGTGCTCGACCAACTCGGTTCGGGACACGACCTTGCCCATATGGTGCATCAAATAGGCAAGCAGGCGAAATTCGTGCGACGTCAGCTTCAACGGCACGCCGTCGACATCGGCCTTGGAGGCTTTGGTGTCGAGCCGCAGCGGCCCGCAGGTCAGCTCGGACGACGCATGGCCGGCCGCGCGTCGGATGAGTGCTCTGACCCTGGCCAGCACCTCTTCGATGTGGAACGGCTTGGTGACATAATCGTCGGCGCCGGCATCGATGCCGGATACCTTGTCGCTCCAGCGATCGCGCGCCGTCAGAATCAGGACCGGCATCTTGCGGCCACCGCGCCGCCAGCGTTCGACCACGCTGATGCCGTCCATCTGCGGCAAGCCGATGTCGAGCACCACGGCGTCATAGGGCTCGGTGTCGCCGAGGAAATGCCCTTCCTCACCGTCGAAGGCCCGGTCGACAACATAGCCGGCATCGACAAGCGCGTCGGATATCTGCCGGTTCAGATCCTTGTCATCTTCGACGACGAGTACGCGCATGCGGGGACAATACCAGTTGAGGAATCGGCCTGTTGAGGCGCTGGACTTCAGATATAGGCCGATTCCAGCGCCTGGGATACGGCAGGCATCAGTTCAGCGGAATGACGATCTCCGTGCGGCGTGGACGCTGCCCATCCTTGCCCGGAACCAGCACGACGATGACACAGACCGGCTGGCCACCTCGCGTCGACTGCGACGCCTTGGCCAGCGTGCCGCCATTCTGCTCGGCGACCTGCTGACCGATCGCGTAGCAGTCGGAGGAAGCCAGGACGATCGGCCGGTTGTGCTCGGGCACGACGACCGGCAGCGCCGTCGCCTGCGACGCAAACAGACCGGCAGCGCAGAGCGCAAGTGTCGCGGTTGGGAAGTGGGAGCGAAATGTTTTCATGATCAGCGTCCTAACGCATCGGTGCTGAACGTGAAATGAACATCGAATGCCTGCAACACAGCCTGTCTCACCCCCTGAAATGCGACACAACCAGCCTTGTGATTTCGCCGCCCCAACCCGGCAAATCCAAGCCAGTCTAGACTGGGTTGCAGCCATATTGAAAGCGCGTCAGGCGTTTTCTTCCGTTACGGCACGAAAACGCAGCAGCCCGTGACAGGCTGACAGATCCTCGTCGTAACGGACCTCGCTGAATTCGAGCCTGAGATTGACGCGGTGATGCTCGTCGAGCGCCAGCGGCGCATGCTGGAGGCGGGCGCTGACCATGTCCATCACGTCGAGCACTTCTTTCCTGGCCTCGGATTTCGACCAGAAATGCAGAGTGAAAAGCTGCTCGGCGTCATTCTCCCTGCCTGTTACCTCGTCATAGACGCTGGTCCGGCCGAACGTCACATAGGGAAACGGGATATTGTCCGGGGCATGGTCGAATAGTTTTGCGCCGCCCAATGCCGCCGACAGGGAACCGTCAGCGTCCAGTGCTTGGAACAAGGCCTTCTGCAACGCGGCAGCCGGCGCGGCCATTGTTTTCTCCCTCGCCCGTCGCGGCTGAACAGGCCTTCATCCGACATCGATTTCCGTGCAGCGTAGCCGCGTTGAAATTCTGCCGCCAGATCCCGGGATTTCCAAGGCCGCGATCGCGCGGACAGTCGGTATTCATCGAAAATCGGCTGCGGTCAGCACATACATGCTCTTGCCGGTACGGGCATAAGCGTTCCTTGCGACGTCATGTATGGGACCGACGGCCGAATCGAAGGCGGCGAGATATGCGGCTTCGGCTGTCGCCGTCCCCGGCGGCGCCGTCGAGATGGCGTCGGCATGGACAAAGAAAGAGATCTGGCACATGCCATCATAGCCGACGAAGCGGATCCGCCGGCTCGCCTCGTCATAGCTTCGGCTTAGGTTTGGAAATGTCAGGCTCATGGCTTGATGCCGTCAAGCGGCCCCCGCTTTCTTGCCTGCCGCCCGCTTTTTCTTGGGAGCGACGGGATTGAGGGCTTCCGCCGCACGGTCGGCCTCTTCCTTGGCCAGCCGCAGCGCCCGCAACTTTTCGGTCTTGATGGTCCTGGCCTTGGCCTCGGAAATATATTCGGCGGTAGCCTGGTTTCGCTCGGCGGTTTTCTTCTGCTTCTCCATGAAGCGCGCCTCAGCTTTTTCCATGATATTCTGATTGGGTTCCGCCATCGATAAAATCTCCTTTTCGCTGAGGTGTTGAAAATTAGTTTCTCACCTAAAATAGGAACTCGGGACGGAAAAACCAATTTTCAGAATGTTTTTGATTGAACAAATGCTTGAAATGACATCGTGAAATAATACTAGATTCATTCGCACAGAGCTCAATGCGGCACCGACTGCAACAAGCGAAGCGGCAGGGCACAGCATCCGCGGTGCGGAATACGGCCAGGGCTCACGGCGGCCACCTTCGTGCAGGGACTGCACTGATCCTCACGAGACCGGTGCTGCGCCACCCTCTTCCGTGCAGTTTCACCGGCCAGGAGCCAAGCGATGGCGACGTGGCGCGTTTCATGCGCTTTATCGCGGCGCGGTAGGCGGGTGCGAGGTGGCGGAGGTGGCATGTCCTACCCTGGTATCAACAAACTGTACCGCGAAAGCTCCCCTCACCCTTGTGAGCGAGGCCAAAATGGACAAATAGTCTGGTAGGAGTGCCGCTTCTCAGTGGGAGGCGTAGCCGCAGCCGGATCTTGGAATGACCAGTCCTTTGAAAACACGCAGGAAGAGGGGTCCGATTGCCGCAAGACTGCTGGCGGCGGATGCGTGGTTCGATTCCTCGCTCTACGAGATCGGCTTCAAGGCGCGCCGGTTCTGGGAAGCGGCCACCATTTTTTTCCGGCGCTTCCGCGTCTCCGGCTGGCGCCGCGGCATCATCGAACTGTTGAGTGAGGGCTTCACGCTCGGCGCCGGCGGCATCGTCGTCATGCTGGCGCTCGCCTTGCCGGCCTTCCAGGAAACCGCCGGCGACTGGCGCGCCCAGGGCGATTTCGCCATCACCTTCCTCGACCGCTATGGCAATGAGATCGGCCAGCGCGGTATCATCCAGCGCGATTCGGTGCCGGTCGACGAGATGCCCGACCAGGTCATCAAGGCAGTGCTGGCCACCGAGGATCGGCGTTTCTTCGATCACTACGGCATCGATGCGCTCGGTCTTTCGCGCGCGATCTTCGCGAATGTGCGGGCGAATTCCGTGGTGCAGGGCGGCTCGAGCATCACCCAGCAGCTGGCCAAGAACCTGTTCCTGACCAATGAACGGACGTTGGAGCGGAAGGTCAAGGAAGCCTTCCTGGCGCTGTGGCTCGAAGCCAATCTGTCGAAGAAGGAGATCCTGCAGCTCTATCTCGACCGCGTCTATATGGGCGGCGGCACGTTCGGCATCGAAGCGGCCGCCGATTTCTATTTCGGCAAAAGCGTCAAGGATGTGAACCTCGCCGAAGCGGCGATGCTGGCCGGCCTGTTCAAGGCACCGACCAAATACGCGCCGCACATCAACCTGCCTGCTGCCAGGGCGCGGGCCAATGTGGTGCTGTCGAATCTCGTCGAAGGCGGCTTCATGAGCGAGGGTCAGGTGCTGCAGGCGCGGCTGAATCCGGCTGAAATCGTCGACCGCGGCGAGCAGAAGAGCCCGGACTACTACCTCGACTGGGCATTCGAAGAGGTCAAGAAGATCGCCGCGAAGTCCGGCCAGCATTCGCTGGTCGCCCACACCACTTTCGACGCCAACATCCAGAAGGCGGCGGAAGAATCGATGGAGTTCCATCTCCGCCAGTTCGGCAAGGAATACAACGTCACCGAAGGCGCCATGGTCGTCATCGAAACCAATGGCGCAGTCAGGGCGATCGTCGGCGGCCGCGACTACGGCGCCAGCCAGTTCAACCGCGCCACCAAGGCGCTGCGCCAGAGCGGCTCATCGTTTAAACCTTACGTATACG is part of the Mesorhizobium sp. L-2-11 genome and harbors:
- a CDS encoding heme lyase CcmF/NrfE family subunit, with product MVETGHFALVLAFALSLVQTLVPLFGARLDNQKLMAVGGPVAVTGFTLTALSFAALATAYATSDFSVANVWDNSHSLQPLIYKITGTWGNHEGSMLLWVLILSFFGALVAAFGSNLPATLRANVLAVQGAIGATFLLFILATSNPFARLNPAPIEGRDLNPILQDLGLAIHPPLLYLGYVGFSICFSFSVAALIEGRIDASWARWVRPWTLVAWMFLTGGIAMGSYWAYYELGWGGFWFWDPVENASFMPWLAGTALLHSAIVMEKRSALKIWTLLLAILTFSLSLLGTFLVRSGVLTSVHAFATDPTRGVFILCILTLFIGGSLALFALRASSLTAGGLFHPISREGALVLNNLFLTTATATVLIGTLYPLVVEAVSADKISVGAPFFNLTFGPLMVPLLIAVPFGPLLAWKRGDIFAVAQRLMAAFAAALLAVLVTALFIDGASVFAALGVGLACWLICGALTDIAVKSGFGSVAPAIMLRRFAGLPRSVFGTALAHLGLGLTTLGIVGTLCFGTEKILSMHAGETVQLSGHTLRFDGLHPAQGPNYSEDRGRFALLGADGSTTALITSSKRSYPVRQMTTTESGIRTIGFSQLYLSLGDEATDGSVVVRLWWKPLVTLIWGGSLVMMAGAAMSLMDRRLRVGAPSRRRKSAGAVPSASQP
- the ccmE gene encoding cytochrome c maturation protein CcmE, which translates into the protein MTRKQKRLSVIAGGLAFLGAATGLTFYALGQKASYFYMPADLTTASLQPGQRIRLGGLVEKGTIERGQGTTVAFSVTDNQKQVKVTYTGILPDLFREEQGVITEGTFRPDGVFVADSVLAKHDETYMPKEVADGLKSKGVWQESKSE
- the ccmI gene encoding c-type cytochrome biogenesis protein CcmI, translating into MLFWVIAAILTLGASLAVLLPLAGGPKGGSASSDHDLEVYRDQLSELDRDVARGLIQPAEAEEARAEIARRILRLDNAADKAAARQPSMATRLVATAAVLAVPLVSWGLYSQLGSPDLPSQPLSERLAKNPADSSVDELVARAEAHLAANPSDGRGWDVLAPIYLRMQRFSDAVTAYRNAIRLDGDSAARQAGLGDAIASAAGGIVSADAQAAFEAALKLDPANPKASFYLAMGMAQEGRIAEATAGWQKMLAALPQDSPWRGAVEQALAESARRSVASGVPAKGPNPGDVDAASSMSPQDREAMINTMVAGLDEKLRQNPRDAEGWMQLIRSYVVLGKADQARDALNRGIAVFGSDSDEAKKFTAFAASLGLTATE
- a CDS encoding ATP-binding protein → MSRRRKAEPQKKTARTPLSLRFGPRSLAFRVIAFSTVWAILTLIVIFTLITTLYRQASERGFDSLLSAHLFNLIGSVGVSEGGSLTGAPDLGDLRFSEPNSGWYWSVEPASEGVSGELHSSSMTEAILSPSVAEVPFNASFQRSYATEGIDGEELEVFESEFVLDAKNRAARFRVMGNKTELEQEISAFQRRLLTYLSLFGVGMIAINAIAILLGLQPLRRVRDALAMVREGTAQKLDGRFPAEIEPLADETNALIENNKRIVERSRTQVGNLAHSLKTPLAVLINEGRALGGAKGQLIAEQAASMQKQVDHYLQRARVAAQRDSVVYRTPVAPLVERMVRVLQKLNPQTALSLSLPAVDIVFAGEREDLEELLGNLLDNAMKWAKSAVAVTVAPISGKRTGSGKMTGSGKMTGSGKEGAVNLFEISIEDDGPGIPEDKAREALKRGRRLDETRPGTGLGLAIVADLVNEYGGVLALERSSMGGLKAVVRLRSLH
- a CDS encoding response regulator transcription factor — translated: MRVLVVEDDKDLNRQISDALVDAGYVVDRAFDGEEGHFLGDTEPYDAVVLDIGLPQMDGISVVERWRRGGRKMPVLILTARDRWSDKVSGIDAGADDYVTKPFHIEEVLARVRALIRRAAGHASSELTCGPLRLDTKASKADVDGVPLKLTSHEFRLLAYLMHHMGKVVSRTELVEHLYDQDFDRDSNTIEVFVGRLRKKMGIDMIETVRGMGYRMREPEA
- a CDS encoding DUF3168 domain-containing protein, which encodes MAAPAAALQKALFQALDADGSLSAALGGAKLFDHAPDNIPFPYVTFGRTSVYDEVTGRENDAEQLFTLHFWSKSEARKEVLDVMDMVSARLQHAPLALDEHHRVNLRLEFSEVRYDEDLSACHGLLRFRAVTEENA
- a CDS encoding DUF1488 family protein, whose amino-acid sequence is MSLTFPNLSRSYDEASRRIRFVGYDGMCQISFFVHADAISTAPPGTATAEAAYLAAFDSAVGPIHDVARNAYARTGKSMYVLTAADFR
- a CDS encoding transglycosylase domain-containing protein — translated: MTSPLKTRRKRGPIAARLLAADAWFDSSLYEIGFKARRFWEAATIFFRRFRVSGWRRGIIELLSEGFTLGAGGIVVMLALALPAFQETAGDWRAQGDFAITFLDRYGNEIGQRGIIQRDSVPVDEMPDQVIKAVLATEDRRFFDHYGIDALGLSRAIFANVRANSVVQGGSSITQQLAKNLFLTNERTLERKVKEAFLALWLEANLSKKEILQLYLDRVYMGGGTFGIEAAADFYFGKSVKDVNLAEAAMLAGLFKAPTKYAPHINLPAARARANVVLSNLVEGGFMSEGQVLQARLNPAEIVDRGEQKSPDYYLDWAFEEVKKIAAKSGQHSLVAHTTFDANIQKAAEESMEFHLRQFGKEYNVTEGAMVVIETNGAVRAIVGGRDYGASQFNRATKALRQSGSSFKPYVYATAMEHGFTPDSVVSGAPISWGAWSPHNYNDGRAGKVTLITAMAKSVNTVPVRLAKNHLGIKPIKAMAEAMGVESPLESHKTMVLGTSGMTVMDQATGYSVFAQNGFVGSRHGITQLVTRTGEVVYDFAKDAPPPRRVLSEQALKSMNTMLAAVPVMGTARRAALPNIVSAGKTGTTQSYRDAWYVGFTGNYTAAVWLGNDDFTPTNNMTGGSLPAMVWQRLMVYAHQNIDLKPIPGLDHPFVDEEIAAKAEEAEKKNAEQAAADTAAERPPVLSSQTTRALRDITRLFQSAPVLQAPATPETLSAL